CTAGCCACAAAACCCTTTCTTCCGTTAATAGCCCTTGACTCAGGTGTGCTTGCTGGATATAGGAGCTCTTCCTGCCATGCTATAGGCCAGGAGGGGAGGGAAAGGCAGTAAGCCCTTTTCATTCTCCTGCATACTTTTTTCATAAGCCCTCCTAACCTCCTCCTGCGAGAACTCCTTTCATCACCTTCACACATCATGGACACAAATCAGGAGGTGTTGCAAACAATGAAGAGGCTGGAGCACTCAAAGCTCAGCTACATTGAGATATTGCAGGAAGAGGTTAAGAAAAGCCAAGATGTGAGTATCGTCTGCATGTTGACACATCGCTTTACCACAGTTATCCTCGCCATTTGAGCTGTGAAAGTTGCAGGCATTCGATCCTGTTTTTGAACGAAAGGCTTCACGCACTGTCAGGTGCTTAGAAATGTTGCCAAACAAAAAACATAGTAGTTAACTGCAAAACATACTTCAAAATGAATGTCATTTTTCATAGGGAGATTTTAATACTGTatcctttttttaattgacattgTAGAATTAAAAACCTGCCATTTTGATTCCTtccaaacagaaacagaaacagcagGAAAGCCGTAAGTCAGAGGATGAGAGTGAAGATGGAACTGGAGCCACTTCTGGCACCAAGTCTCATGGACAAGTTGCTAACTTTAATGTCCTTTATTCTATTCCCAAACCCCTTACCATCTCTTCCAGTTTGGGCGGCATTCCTATCACAATGGATATGGCAGGGGTAAGTCTACCTTATCTCTTTGACACGAGCTGTAACTCTACCCAACTTTACCAACAAGACAAAGAGCCCTTTCTGAGGCTACATGAGGCATAGCGTATCACTGATCTGGAGGCTGCAGTGTGTGCTGTTGAAACAATAGTGAAGTACAGGAAATGTCATTTATTCATGAGCCTCTTAAGAGCTTTGCCTATAACTCAAGCCAAACAACAGTGTTTGATCCAGTGCACATAAAGGACAATGCTGCTTTAATCGATAACTAGGTTATTCTCTACATGCATGAGTATTCATCCGAATGTTTTACAATTCTCGTTTTACAAGTCTGGGTGTAACCATGCACTGGTACAATTGGGGGAACTATCCACTAGATGCAATTCAATTCATATGTTATGCATAATCTGCAATATGTAAAAGCGGCATCTCTCTGTTCCGAGTCAGACTCATAATGCACAAGGCAAGGCTTTGATATGTTTAGTTATTACTGCTTTAAGTAATGATGTAATGTGATGAATGTTTATCTCCAGAACCTTAGAAAGATTTTGTTTGGGAGCACCTTCCACATCTTCAACTATGAATGGAAGAAATCCTACTTCAAGTTCCGGGAGCCTTTCTCTGACTTGTCATACGCCCTGGAAGCAGAAAGGGTGGGTATTTCTTACATGCACAGTGCAAAAGAGTTAACTTGAGCTAACCTTGTCATAGATTTACCGCTGAGTCGTCCAATCTTTTTGGTTGAAAGAGCCATACCAATGACCAAGGACTAGAGCCATAGAAATCAGGGAAAAAAGACCATGTaacaagtcattgtattttgtatcttgctcttaattgtactgtaattcttgatatgtattttttgtatacaactgtaagtcgccctgactataataataataataataataataataataatgaagctcAAGAGCCATTCATTGAACAAACCTGATTTATGGTAGCAATCAACATATAGTTATTAGTACTCAATGAGCACACAATGTCATTGTAATACTACCAGGGCAAGCTGGGGCAATTAGAAACCAGATAACACTCAAACACAATCAAGGAATGTAAACTTTCAATAACCAACAATCGCCATTCATTGTTTTCATTTCAGAACGAACTGCATACTCTGCAAACACATTGATTATGACACACCTTGAAACTGTGTATGCAACACTGCTTTAGAATAATTAAATAGCAATAGCAATTTCCAAACAGACTCCTATATCCAGAGGAACCCACAGACTACATAACAATTTACTCTAGTACCAAACATTAGCATCGTTTGTGAGTGAAGTTTTTTAACTCTTCTAATTAACACATATTGCAGAGAAACTGTCTCCAACAGAGTAATATCAGTGCTTTTAAACAGAATAGCTGTCCCAGATaaagtatttgaaatatttagtgGGAACTGTAAATGAAGCTGGATGCCCCTTATTGCTGTCAGAGCAGAGACTGCTTTTCAAGCCTGAACTTTATACTTATTCACGTACACAACTGATTCTAACTGTGTTTGATCTATATCCTggtactgtgtgtttgtgtttaaggGAGGATCCAGTGCAATCCAGATGGCTGTGCAGGCAAACATTATCAGATACCTGCTCTTCACAGGAAACAACGGAACAGAACGCGTCTGCTTACAATAGTAAGATTAATTTAAGCTTTTCAAAACAACTCACATAGGTAAATTCCACACACAAtccagaatctttttttttccactgaaataacaataaaatatacaACTTTGTAGGATTTATATTATAGCACAGAGTCActcgtgtttttattttattttttttattttttttaagtttgtatgACGTCAGTCCGAAAAAACAGGAAGAGGCCCTGGCAGCTGCCCTGTCTGATATTCTGTGGTCAGCAGGCGAGTCACAGAGTGGGTCAGTCTGTCTTGTGTCCACAGACTCCTACTTTACACCAAGCACTGAGTACAAAGTGGACAACTTCACAGAGAGGGTAAGCATGAGCTAACTTTAACCCACTTCCCTTCTgcaaaaaactattattattatttatttcttagcaaatgcccttatccagggcgacttaaaattgttaaaagatatcacattatttttacatacaattacgtttttttttttttacatacaatttcccatttatacagttgggtttttttattttactggagcaatctaggtaaagtaccttgctcaagggtacagcagcagtgtcccacacctgggattgaacccacacccctctggtcaagagtccagagccctaaccgctactccacactgctgagagAGAGGACACCAACTTCACAGAAAGACCAAcagtgctgttttaaaatgttatgattCTCTGTGCAGTCTTTTTTCTAAACTAAATTTCAGATTGATGATTTGTTAAGATATACATTTATGTATTccaaaataatatgtatatatacagtactaaagGTTTTAATATTTTCTAATGACCTAAATCAAATATTTCTATGACTATTTCCTCAGGTTCAGCTGTTTAAATTCAGTGAAAAAGAAACCATGCAGAAATTCATCTACGATCATATACAATGTGTAAGTAATGTGTTATCTGAACTGAAccagtaattatttattttaacatattgatatatatttgtatgtgtgtgtgtgtgtgtatatatatatatatatatatatatatatatatatatatatatatatagatagatagatagatagatagatagatagatagatagatagatagatagtttttgaatgtatagtaattgtttggaATACTTGTattgttgcattgttattttattgagtaTGGTAGTTAgatctctctttgtatttgtgcTTGCACgactgagatgtacctgtgctgatCCTGCAGGTACAAaatgaataaactaataaactaaactaaactcatTGATGGCCTATCCAATATGAATGATGTGCATGGTAGTGAAAGAATAAATTGTGTTGAGTATAAAATACATCAAATCAGGTGGAtgatcaaatcatttttttttttatctttcaaaCAGTTTAAAGAAGAAGGAAGCCACGGAGTGATTCTCTTCCTGTACAGTTTGATTTTCTCAAGGACTATTGACAGGTACGCAGTCGTGTCACAGTCTGCTTAGTCGCAGCGGGAAACTTAGTgttcaatttgaaaaaaaatagatgATACATAAGATGTTCAGTGAGTACTCACGTTTAATACATTCTGATTATGGAATATTGCaagtttttaataaattattCAGCCTGCTTTAATAGAGAAGACATGATACTCAAAGGTAGTTTTGTCTGATCCTGATGATCAGTGACTCAGTACCCCAAGGCTTGTTAAACAAATTACATTCATGATACCAGACTGCACACAACTATGCAGAGTACGATTTTACATTTTGATCTCTTTCCTCAAAGGCTAAGAGAAGATCTTGACTCTACTACACCCCACCTCTTGCTTTCAAGTCTGGGGAATTTTGTTTGCCGGCAGGTGGGTCCCCCAATCTCCGTTTTTAAGTGGTGCATGTCTTGTTTGTGTAGAATGAAGCACAATTCCTACACAATACATGTGGTTTCTTCTGATGTCTGGCACAccacttttttttctgttccaggCTCTGTTGAACCTGATGTTGACAGGCAGGGCCAGCCCCAATGTCTTCAATGGCAACATTCAGTATGATGACCAAGGCAGTCCCCTGCCAGTCCCCCTGCACGGAGTCCTCATCCGCAGTGATGTGGGGTACTTACACTGGAACCGGGAGCTGCTGCAACGTGGCAAGCTCCCAATGGTAACACTGGGAGCCAAACTGCACTCTGTTTGCAATACTGGAAAATGTCCCCCCATTCTTatggttaggggtagggttagagTTAGTTAAACATAGGAGCACGTAGGTCCTGAGACCTTTATTGATAGTTTTATAACATGTTATAACTGATGCAAACAAGAGTTTAAATTGAGCCCACTGTCTTCTAATTCTAAAAGTGACTGTACCAGCACTAAAGTGTCCATTTTGCATTGTCACTGATATATTTCCATTGTTAGAGGGGCGGTTTTGCTGGTTTAGATTAGACCTTTCGTTGTATTATAAAGGACTAATTAAAACTTTACAAGAATTATGTTACCTTTATGAAAGATTGTAGAAAAGGGTGTATAATCAAGTTACAGAGTGCTATTTATTTAATGATCTGATTGAATTATTACCAAGTACATGTGTTACTAGAACAGTGGCAGACATAGGCAACAGTATGCTTTTGGTTTTCCGGGAGAGGGTAATAGGTTGGAAGAAAGAAATACCTAAGTCAACATGCAATGATTATGCAGGAGTCTAGGGAAGTTTGCTATAAATGCCATTGCTAAGCTACCACACAATGCAACCAATTTCATTTTGAAAAGCATTATGCTGCTCATATACGCTGCAGCAGAGTAAACCAGCCGCACCCATGATGTCCACTGGCATTACCAGGTTGCATGCACTTTATTATTCAAGCATTCTTTTTAATCACAGCCTTATTTCTTGTCACCTTGATCTCAGCCTCATTGTACGGATTCATTTTgatttctctttgttttcttgtttttttttttttcaaatagactGGAATATTCTAGCCAGTGAACTCAAAGACTGTAGGTTCATATATTACTGGAGGTTCATTCTCTGTGGTATTGACTGCTGTTACTATAGCTACAACAGATTTAGTATTTATGAAGTCAGCAATGTTGCCTTGTGTATGCAGGAGCAATAACATCCAGGAGAGTGTTTATTCTTTTCCACATTTCTGCTGAGGAAAGACCAAGACTGTCCACAGAAATGATATCCAACAGTATACAATGCATAAACATACCTAACACGGCATCAAAActaatactgaaaaataaaaacctattCTTAATTCTGCAATCTGCCATGCTGGCATCACGCTCTTTAAAGATCTATTGCGGGGTTAGCTCTGTCATGTGTAAATGCAAGAATGACTATTTACAGCATATGTTACAGTGCGAGAAAACGGTAAAACAATATCTGTTTCTGATTCTGTCCCAAAATGGCTTTATCATATACTGTAGAAGTTCAATGTATTGTGAATTATTGTGTCCAATACGCGGAGCAGCTTGTGCCAGCTGGAAGATGTaagtaaaacatatttatttgagTTTTTACCCAAATGTCTTTTTATTACGTCCTTGCTATAGGTGGGAAGCATGTTGAAGACCCCTAAACTGCCCATCTGGCTGTGCAACATCAATGCAACGTACAGCGTGTTGTTCAGTACAAACCGTTCACTCCTGTCCGACTGGAAAATGGAACACCTGTTCGACCTGTACTTGTACAGTGGACAGCCGGCACAGAACCACACGGTTATTCTCACCATAGGTAGGCCTCTCACAGTAAATGTGTTATTATGCAATTTAATTATTGCAGATTGCAGACGTAGCAAAAGCAGACAACGGGGGTGCAAAGtacattttgtaattgtatttattcatCACACTCTTTTCACACAAAGTgtatatggttttgaaaatagCGCACAAAATGATTGACAGTCACGTGTTTTCATCGAGTATTCATTGTTCATTATTTAGGAAGAGGGAATAGATTATTGGTGTCTGCAGACAGGTACCAGTTAacaaaggggggtgggggtgtttaATGATTCTCTATGTAGTTTTGATTGAACAGCTGCACAGAACAGGCAAAGTCATGGAGTGGCATTTTCTACTTTGATTGAGCCCAGGTCTAAGCCTGTGCTGTTTTTCTTTAGACACTCACTCTCATCACTGGGAAGAGGGGCATGGTAAAGGCGAGGGGGATCTGGAGAAACGGTTCCCTTCTGTGGAGATGACAATAAGGACTAAATGGGAAGGAGCAGCCATTGACTGGAATGGAACGGTTCCATTTTTCTAAATAAAGGAACACCTTTTACACTGCGGCCTCAGCACCTTCTTTTGAAGTTTCTGCTTCAGTTCATCAATAGTTTACATTGTTCTTATGAGAAAAGGGATCACTCATTTTCCAAAATGATTTTTATGAGAAAACCCGCTATATACTTGCAATTCACTTGCTGCTCACTTTCAACGCTGATTCAATTATGTAATTAAGTGAGCATGATTACATTTATTACATGTATACTAATTTATTCAAGGCAAAATGTGTTAAAGCATACCTTCCTATTTATAAGTAGGCACATATGATCATAATTAATTCCAGACTTGCTTATACTGGTTTACACTACGTTTCTAAGTGTatgcatatatactgtaaattGCATATGGTGGAATAAACTTAAACTCTGTTACTGGTACCTCTTTATTTGGTGGCTTGTCCCAGGGTTTGTTGATTGCATGCTTTTTCTGATGGGGATCTTCTGCCTGTCATATATGCTGCAGCTGCTTGTCTCCAAAAGTATACCAATGAAAACGTATAGCTCTCTGCTGCTACCTGTTGGTGAAACAATTGCTGTaactggttccctttcaattcgaagacgaccaccaacgaacattatgtatgggatatgcctgcccattcgGTAGGTATCgttgagctctctataccagaggtgccaataggccccttactgggatgatgcactcagtcccgcccaccgaaggattaaaactgtcatcctgaggaagccatttctctttttccttctcaagatggtacagTACCTCtctgttgagctgagcgtgttgatataAAAGAGCTTCTCAAGTCGAATCGAGatgattgtatttcccttgcattcgtgctgaaagctggctcgcggAATCAACAACTTTGAAAAGACCGAGCCTTTCACCTTTCTGTCTTTCCGGGGCCTCCTCCCTTGCGTGATAGGCCGCTCTTtattatctgtctgtcgtgtgtgagcgagtgcccgtgcagtcacccgcgagtggttatctatttctttcttgagagtacacagttcctccacggggctaggccttgctgtaTCCCCGCTGTTGTGCAACTCTTCCAGCCGTGCTCTTTTCCACGTgggctaggccttgccacatccccactgtcgagtagacctcgccggctgtgtaggcccgcccacctcggtgagtcgggcgctgtaaacaaacagtgtgctctcccctatctatcTAGTCTACCatgtttttttgctgtctgcttcaactcctCAATGCGACTTCagcccttgtgtccccctggtgcacgCTACGCGCGGACCAGGTGTGCTTGACCGcgtggttagggtaggcacaattgcATATGGCACATGGTGCCCATCgctacagcgtcagtgcacagacacagcgctgcatGGTATTCTGTGCGCATGGTGCTCGGTAtgcacggtgcacatggtgcttgaTGCCACTGCTACACTAGTGCACGGTGCACATGGTGTTTGGTACCCTCCGCTAGTGGGTGCTCTAAACACCAACACATGGCATCACACTATTAATCAGTGCTTGAGCGCAGTGCAAGTGGTGTTCGGTGCACAGCAGATGCAGAACACCAGacccatgtcaggcaagtcggggttccacccaTTGGGTCTGATGGCTGTCCCTACGGGCGACACACATTCCCGgaatggtgaactgggcagcagacctccgctccaggaaggggcctatcagcagctctggtatagagagctcagcgatacctgcCCAATGGGTAGgtatatcccatacataatgttcattggtggtcatcttctctttcagggaaccagggttacggtaagtaacctaacatttgtACAGTTACTGCATTGTGCAGTGGCATGAAATCAGACACACGTATTAAGTCTAATGATACACAAGCACTGCCTAAATACATGTACAAGAAAGCAAGGGCTAATGTGTAGGTGCATATAATATAAATACTACAGCACAAGCACCAGGCATTCTGTTTCAATACCAGGTCGGCGTGATCATTTATTGCACATGCCTTTccgtgtaattttttttttagctttgcaGGACTGACATACCTTGAGAATACTTAGATAACCAGTTAAATTGTGTAtgtatcatttttgtttgttttttttttgctagtagaggtgtgttaaaaaaatgcagactcGAGCTATTCGCTATACCTCGCATGCGTGCTTTCTGACAGGAACTCCCTCGTGGAAAGAAGGAACGTGCTACACTCCCAGACGTCAATACAAACGTCACAAAATACAACGTTGACTGCAACTGGGAGGAAAACAAACGGGGAATTAGAAGGAGGTTGATTAAAAGATAATCGCAATCGAAAGTTTATAAAACGTTCACATGACTCACATGTAAAGAATTAACAGGATAGAGGGCGGATAGTGCCACGGGACTGTCTTATGCAAAATCAGCAAGCAGACACAGACAGAACAGCACCGCTGCAGCCAGCAGTAATTGgatggattattttttttatttttttattatttttttttatcggaCCGATCttatgaatttaaataaatagaaaaaataaacacaaccagTGCGGTTCGATGGTTTATTCTGCTAGCGATGAGTCGCCCGTCCTCGACCGGACCCAGTGCGAATAAAACCTGCAGCAAACAACAGCAGCACACCCCTTCCCCGGCGGCCGGGACCCTGATCTCCGCTGGTCCGGGCTCCTCCACAATCCCCACTGCTGCGGCTGTCATTACAGGCCCGGGGAGTCCAGTGTCGCCGCAGCACCACGAGCTCGCTTCCCTGTTCGAATGCCCAGTTTGCTTTGACTACGTGCTTCCCCCGATACTACAGTGCCAGGCAGGGCACCTGGTCTGTAACCAATGCCGCCAGAAACTGACCTGCTGTCCGACTTGCAGGGGACCCCTCACCCCAAGCATCCGGAATCTGGCCATGGAGAAAGTGGCATCCGCTGTGCTTTTCCCATGCAAGGTGGGTAAGTAAGGTGCCATAGGCCAGGGACGGTTCAGACttaaagtacatttaaataataataataataataataataaattatatatatatatatatatatatatatatatatatatatatatatatatatatatatatatattatttaatactAATGAATATAGAAAGAGACACACTTACTGGGATATACATACAAcaacattacatatatatatatatatatatatatatatatatatatatatatatattgcataaaaTGTCCACCagttcctgattttactatgagcttgattaaccaaagtataggtaacaagctcaggtgtgtcttattaaacttgtagtaaaaccagcaatggatcgactgctatgcaacaggagtcttatttccatctctgctgTATCACAGAGGGTAAATAAATGATTTAGGTCCTCTGTCTCCTAATCACATTAAATACGTGTAGTGGACCTGCAGaaacaaatgaagaaataaaagCATTAGATTTAGATGTATGTTTATGTCTGCTCTGAAACTCTTTTTTTTAGCATTAAATATTATAAGACGTATCACCCGTGTGAGTGTAGTTCATTCTATGACTGCCTTTCCATGGTATTGACAACTGATTGGTTGAGCTGTGTAAGGCTGTCATTTTGGGAACGTCTTAACCTGTTTTGGTATTTTGTTAAGATTCTGTTCCACATGATGTCGGTTGCAATGACTAATGTGTTATTTCTACGCTTGACGGGTACATGTATGTTTCTTGAGTACCTTGTTATTGTGTGGAAATAGTGAAGAGGCGTGAAAGAAAAATGTCATTTCGTACCCAGCCTGCTTGCTGAGTTACTTGAAAGCTATTTATCTTGAAGTAGAGAAGCACTATTTCTGTGGGTGGTGGttgagagaaacaaacacacacacacatacatatatatatatatcacgagTTTAGAGCATACCAATAGGTCACTGCATCAGTGGTGGCTTCCCTCGGTGTGATACCATTCACTTGACTACCATAAGATTTAAATATGAATGATGAGTTCCAAATGATATATAGTTATGTTTCTAGTATATTGCTTTGGTGTGGTGTTTttatgcatgtaaaaaaaaaaagaaaaaatccttaCTTTGGTATGGCGTCCTGTGTTGTGTATTTTgtggtttgtttaaaaacaagctctttttttttttggagtaaaTGTGATCGTGAATATTTCTGGCTCCTAGAGTGTTCCTAAATGTCCATCCAGCTCACTCATAGAGCCGCATGCACTTCTGGACTTTTCAGATCCCACCCTCTTTCATAGACAACCTTTTCAGTGTATTCCAAGGAACTCATTTACAGGTAAAGCTGTTCTACAGATACCAGTAAAACGCTACTTACAAAACTGTGTATCCAGACAGCAAGGTACAATTCATTACCAGCCTTTTCTGGTAGGCTGCATATTCCTGCAAGTGCAACAAAATATAGAAACAGGTCCATAATCAAGCAGttttctttattcattttttaaataatgtatttttttaagtgtttttagaATAGGATATGTCATGCTGGTACTTTTCTTTTGAGATACCTTTAAAAAGGGTAATCTGAATATAAAAGCAGACTGCATAGGCTTTACTTATTTCATTCATAAATACTTGCTTGTTCCATTAGTGCTTTTGTAAGGGAGGACTTGTAAGGTAAATTTATTTCAAATATTAGAAAAAACTATATTCTATATCTATATCTGTGACACTGCTGTTGTTTAGTTTAATAAGAGGATGGAAGGAGAGCTTTATTTAACCCTAAATTTAACGCCCATAATTAGATATCAAACTGCTATGCTGTTGCTATTTTTGTAATttgaacatgaaaaataaatatacaacaaaGAAAAATACACTCCCACAGATCCACATTCTTACCCTTTTATTGTACTGAGCCCTTCAACTTGCTGGTGATCCGATCTTGCTGTGCTTGTGTCTCTCCACGTCTGTCTGTAGTACGCCTCCACAGGATGCTCCCTCGCCCTCCACCACACCGAGAAACCGGAGCATGAGGACGTGTGTGCGTTCCGCCCGTACGCCTGCCCCTGCCCGGGTGCCTCCTGCAAGTGGCAGGGCTCCCTGGAGACAGTGATGCCCCACCTGATGCACGCCCACAAGAGCATCACTACGCTGCAGGGCGAGGACATCGTGTTCCTGGCCACTGACATCAACCTGCCGGGGGCC
The sequence above is drawn from the Acipenser ruthenus chromosome 12, fAciRut3.2 maternal haplotype, whole genome shotgun sequence genome and encodes:
- the mindy4b gene encoding inactive ubiquitin carboxyl-terminal hydrolase MINDY-4B isoform X3, with amino-acid sequence MDTNQEVLQTMKRLEHSKLSYIEILQEEVKKSQDKQKQQESRKSEDESEDGTGATSGTKSHGQVANFNVLYSIPKPLTISSSLGGIPITMDMAGNLRKILFGSTFHIFNYEWKKSYFKFREPFSDLSYALEAERGGSSAIQMAVQANIIRYLLFTGNNGTERVCLQYLYDVSPKKQEEALAAALSDILWSAGESQSGSVCLVSTDSYFTPSTEYKVDNFTERVQLFKFSEKETMQKFIYDHIQCFKEEGSHGVILFLYSLIFSRTIDRLREDLDSTTPHLLLSSLGNFVCRQALLNLMLTGRASPNVFNGNIQYDDQGSPLPVPLHGVLIRSDVGYLHWNRELLQRGKLPMVGSMLKTPKLPIWLCNINATYSVLFSTNRSLLSDWKMEHLFDLYLYSGQPAQNHTVILTIDTHSHHWEEGHGKGEGDLEKRFPSVEMTIRTKWEGAAIDWNGTVPFF
- the mindy4b gene encoding inactive ubiquitin carboxyl-terminal hydrolase MINDY-4B isoform X2, translated to MEQDINCKKYEFNSEELDEIASKISDLDKWRGIFSSQVLELNDASSKKQKQQESRKSEDESEDGTGATSGTKSHGQVANFNVLYSIPKPLTISSSLGGIPITMDMAGNLRKILFGSTFHIFNYEWKKSYFKFREPFSDLSYALEAERGGSSAIQMAVQANIIRYLLFTGNNGTERVCLQYLYDVSPKKQEEALAAALSDILWSAGESQSGSVCLVSTDSYFTPSTEYKVDNFTERVQLFKFSEKETMQKFIYDHIQCFKEEGSHGVILFLYSLIFSRTIDRLREDLDSTTPHLLLSSLGNFVCRQALLNLMLTGRASPNVFNGNIQYDDQGSPLPVPLHGVLIRSDVGYLHWNRELLQRGKLPMVGSMLKTPKLPIWLCNINATYSVLFSTNRSLLSDWKMEHLFDLYLYSGQPAQNHTVILTIDTHSHHWEEGHGKGEGDLEKRFPSVEMTIRTKWEGAAIDWNGTVPFF
- the mindy4b gene encoding inactive ubiquitin carboxyl-terminal hydrolase MINDY-4B isoform X1 encodes the protein MLTLAASDLYLLQMEQDINCKKYEFNSEELDEIASKISDLDKWRGIFSSQVLELNDASSKKQKQQESRKSEDESEDGTGATSGTKSHGQVANFNVLYSIPKPLTISSSLGGIPITMDMAGNLRKILFGSTFHIFNYEWKKSYFKFREPFSDLSYALEAERGGSSAIQMAVQANIIRYLLFTGNNGTERVCLQYLYDVSPKKQEEALAAALSDILWSAGESQSGSVCLVSTDSYFTPSTEYKVDNFTERVQLFKFSEKETMQKFIYDHIQCFKEEGSHGVILFLYSLIFSRTIDRLREDLDSTTPHLLLSSLGNFVCRQALLNLMLTGRASPNVFNGNIQYDDQGSPLPVPLHGVLIRSDVGYLHWNRELLQRGKLPMVGSMLKTPKLPIWLCNINATYSVLFSTNRSLLSDWKMEHLFDLYLYSGQPAQNHTVILTIDTHSHHWEEGHGKGEGDLEKRFPSVEMTIRTKWEGAAIDWNGTVPFF
- the LOC117416852 gene encoding E3 ubiquitin-protein ligase SIAH2 translates to MSRPSSTGPSANKTCSKQQQHTPSPAAGTLISAGPGSSTIPTAAAVITGPGSPVSPQHHELASLFECPVCFDYVLPPILQCQAGHLVCNQCRQKLTCCPTCRGPLTPSIRNLAMEKVASAVLFPCKYASTGCSLALHHTEKPEHEDVCAFRPYACPCPGASCKWQGSLETVMPHLMHAHKSITTLQGEDIVFLATDINLPGAVDWVMMQSCFGHHFMLVLEKQEKYEGHQQFFAIVLLIGTRKQADNFAYRLELNGNRRRLTWEATPRSIHDGVATAIMNSDCLAFDTAIAHLFADNGNLGINVTISTCCP